One Polaribacter sp. KT25b DNA segment encodes these proteins:
- a CDS encoding helix-turn-helix domain-containing protein — protein MKTQNEHCRKKTYEKVTLELKLLVVDQIQNGQISTNFASKKYDIPRTTIGYWIKKYSTLVQQNTGMSKINEIKKLKERIEALEFIKDFQQDIIADMEIITGVDLSKKSLPKTLVKEIELKKKNRLKESGSMNVLGLVNKPSTKDVKSKKSNK, from the coding sequence ATGAAAACACAAAATGAACACTGCCGAAAAAAAACTTACGAAAAAGTAACTTTAGAGCTTAAATTATTAGTCGTTGACCAAATTCAAAATGGTCAGATCTCAACCAACTTCGCTTCTAAAAAATATGACATTCCTAGAACTACCATTGGCTATTGGATTAAAAAATATAGTACTTTAGTGCAACAAAATACAGGAATGAGCAAAATAAACGAAATAAAAAAATTAAAGGAACGTATTGAAGCCCTTGAGTTTATCAAAGACTTTCAGCAAGATATTATTGCCGATATGGAAATCATTACAGGAGTCGATTTATCAAAAAAGTCGCTGCCCAAAACATTAGTAAAAGAGATAGAGCTAAAAAAGAAAAACCGTTTAAAAGAAAGTGGTTCTATGAATGTTTTGGGATTAGTAAACAAGCCTTCTACAAAAGATGTAAAGAGCAAGAAATCAAACAAATAA
- a CDS encoding IS3 family transposase — translation MSKQAFYKRCKEQEIKQINYDKLIVMVLDYRKKVGMRTGGIKLYDELKSDFIKQNIKMGRDKFYDFLRLHNLLVPKLKNYVTTTDSNHQFRKYKNLIKDQVPNRPEQLWVTDITYIKTENGHNYLAIVTDAYSKQIMGYKLDNNMKTSLCTEALAMAIKNRKYPNEKLIHHSDRGFQYCNPKYTAFAEENGMIMSMTEQYDPYENAIAERINRTLKYEYGLRNCIKNTAIAQEITKQAVDIYNNLRKHFSLDLRNPADVHLNPNIKYKSYRKNKVNLPELKI, via the coding sequence ATTAGTAAACAAGCCTTCTACAAAAGATGTAAAGAGCAAGAAATCAAACAAATAAATTATGATAAACTTATTGTAATGGTACTAGATTATCGCAAAAAAGTAGGCATGAGAACTGGTGGTATTAAGCTGTATGATGAACTAAAATCTGACTTCATAAAACAAAACATAAAGATGGGAAGAGATAAATTTTACGACTTTTTAAGGCTCCATAATTTGCTCGTCCCTAAGCTTAAAAATTACGTGACAACAACAGATTCGAATCATCAATTTAGAAAATATAAAAACCTGATTAAAGACCAAGTGCCTAATAGACCAGAACAACTCTGGGTAACCGATATAACATACATTAAAACAGAAAATGGACACAATTATCTAGCAATCGTAACAGATGCTTATTCCAAGCAAATTATGGGCTATAAATTAGATAACAACATGAAAACATCTCTTTGTACAGAAGCTCTTGCTATGGCTATTAAAAACAGAAAATATCCTAATGAAAAACTAATTCATCATTCCGATAGAGGTTTTCAATACTGTAATCCTAAATACACAGCATTTGCCGAAGAAAATGGAATGATAATGAGTATGACAGAACAATATGATCCTTACGAAAATGCAATCGCTGAGAGAATTAATAGAACTTTAAAATATGAATATGGACTTAGAAACTGTATTAAAAACACTGCTATTGCTCAAGAAATCACAAAACAAGCTGTAGATATATACAATAATTTGAGAAAGCATTTTAGCCTAGATTTAAGAAATCCTGCTGACGTACATTTAAATCCTAACATCAAATACAAATCATATCGAAAAAATAAAGTAAATTTACCTGAACTTAAAATTTAA